Proteins found in one Homalodisca vitripennis isolate AUS2020 chromosome 4, UT_GWSS_2.1, whole genome shotgun sequence genomic segment:
- the LOC124360434 gene encoding uncharacterized protein LOC124360434, giving the protein MSLKEVNVSNKVRVLYLTKCCRRYPLKFGSKVAGWYSTVASVLSILNGFHNLASVTSYNEYPEVAVDLMKLKILFCLLDTAFGVTLLMGLYLERTNYLLSWIVSKSILLLCEVPLYVLMSYFDKLCAELGLFLFCMGIDIYCVLVVHGYFMELTNFSESEV; this is encoded by the exons AT GTCCTTGAAGGAAGTAAATGTATCAAACAAAGTGAGAGTGCTGTATCTGACAAAATGCTGCAGACGATACCCACTCAAGTTTGGCTCCAAGGTTGCTGGATGGTATAGCACA GTTGCATCAGTCCTCAGTATCTTAAATGGCTTCCATAATCTGGCAAGTGTCACTTCCTACAACGAATATCCGGAAG TTGCTGTTGATTTGATgaagttgaaaatattgttttgtttattagaCACAGCTTTTGGTGTCACCTTGTTGATGGGATTATACCTG GAAAGAACAAACTATTTGTTGTCTTGGATAGTTTCAAAATCAATACTACTTTTATGTGAAGTTCCACTGTATGTCTTAATGAGCTATTTTGACAAGTTGTGTGCTGAACTTGGCCTCTTTCTTTTCTGTATGG GTATTGACATATACTGTGTGTTGGTGGTTCATGGATATTTTATGGAACTTACAAATTTTAGTGAAAGTGAGGTGTAG